tacatctTGAGAGACATGCAAGTCTAGGAAACGAGCATTGAGCATGTGGAAGTAGAAGCAGTAGCTAGtagaaaatagaaaaaaTGACCGATGTCTGATGACTCGAGCATCGGCATGTGAAAACGCATCATCTGCCTAGCCAAATCCGCTTGGCGCTTGGTAGCGGAACCTCCGAGCTTCACTTGGAAGATACCGAGGTTCCTTTGGAGCTTGCCGAGCGTTGCGTCCGTCTTCACCTTTATCCACCTCGCCTCTTCCCCCAGGTCTCCAGATCCAGTTCCGAATCCCCTACGGTATCCCCGGCTCCCCAGAATTTCTTCCTTTTAAACCTCactcctcatccttccgACGAATCGTCTTTCTAGTCCCGTGtcccctttcttctctcctcctttGAACGGAACTGTGTGCTGAGTGCACCACCTTGTTCGACCTTCTTGATACCCTCACTTCCTTTCGTCTTAATCCCCATCCAATATGTCTGAGCTGCGCTTTGACAACCAGACTGTCGTTGTTACAGGAGCTGGTGGTGGTCTTGGAAAGGCCTACGCTaccttcttcgcttccagagGTGCCAATGTCGTTGTAAACGATCTGGGTGTTTCCCACTCCGGTGAGGGGGCGTCATCAAAGGTACGACGGATCATTTATCAAACACGATGGTTGTATGACAGCTACTAATTCAATTTCTACGTAGGCTGCTGATGTAGTAGTTGAGGAGATTCGAGCGGCTGGCGGCAAGGCGGTAGCCAACTACGACAGCGTTGAGAACGGTGAAGCCATCATTGAGACAGCCATCAAGAACTTCGGCCGGATCGATGTTCTCATCAACAACGCCGGTATCCTCCGTGATGTCAGCTTCAAGAACATGAAGGATCAGGATTGGGATCTGATCAACAAAGTTCACACCTACGGTGCATACAAGGTTAGCCTAGCAATTATCAAGTTCGCACTGTTCGCAAGGGTATTGACGATGATTTTCCCGCTCAGTGTGCAAGAGCAGCATGGCCTCACTTCCGGAAACAAAAGTATGGTCGTATCATCAATACTGCTTCGGCAGCCGGTCTCTTCGGCAACTTTGGACAGGCGAACTACTCTGGTGAGTTGCTTATCGCGGACACTGTCACAGAAGCTAATGATTCGGAAGCTGCCAAGCTCGGCCAGGTCGGTTTCACTGAGACCCTTGCGAAGGAGGGTGCCAAGTATAACATCATTGCCAATGTTATCGCTCCCATCGGTATGTCTTGGAACAAGGTCTTATATACTTTTCAGCCTGGTGTCTGACTTCCAACAGCTGCGAGCCGTATGACCGCTACAATTATGCCACCTGAGGTTTTGGAGAACCTCAAGCCCGACTGGGTTGTTCCTCTTGTCGCCGTTCTGGTCCACCCCTCGAATACCACTGAGAGTGGCTCAATTTTCGAGGTCGGCGGTGGCCACATGGCCAAGCTCCGGTGGGAGCGTGCCAAGGGTGCGTTGTTGAAGACTGATGCTTCCCTGACTCCCGGGGCCATTGCAAGAAAGTGGAAGGATGTCTACGACTACTCTCAGCCGGAGTACCCTATCGGCCCCGCCGACTTCATGACCCTCCTGGAGAATGGGATGAAGACACCTAGCGCTCCCGCTGGAGAAGAGCCTGATCTGAAGGGCAAGGTTGCCCTCGTTACTGGCGGCGGTAATGGGTGCGTATTACCCTGAGTTTTCGATTCTCTAAGGATCTACGCTGATTTCTTTAGTCTGGGCCGCTCGTACTGTCTTCTGTTCGCTAAGCTCGGTGCATCCGTGGTGGTTAACGATCTGGTCGATCCCGAACCTGTCGTccaggagatcaagaagatgggtGGAAAGGCCGTTGGCAACAAAGCCTCCTGCGAGGATGGCGACGCCGTCGTCAAGACTGCCATTGATGCTTTCGGCCGCATTGACATCTTGGTCAACAACGCCGGTATCCTTCGTGACAAGGCCTTCACCAACATGAACGATGATCTCTGGAACGCTGTTATCAACGTTCATCTGCGTGGTACCTATAAGGTGACCAAGGCTGCCTGGCCCCACATGCTCAAACAGAAGTACGGTCGTATTGTCAACACCACTAGCACCAGCGGTATCTACGGCAACTTCGGACAGGCCAACTATGCTGCCGCGGTAAGACCTCGAATTCGATCATGCTCACTGGAACCGTATGGGTTTGCTAATCGTGGTCTAGAAATTGGGTATCCTTGGTTTCTCCCGCGCTCTGGCCATTGAAGGTGCCAAGTACAACATCAAGGTCAACACCATTGCGCCTAACGCGGGCACCAACATGACCCGTACCATCATGCCCGAGGAGATGGTTCAGGCCTTCAAGCCCGATTATGTTGCTCCGATGGTTGCCCTTCTCTGCTCTGACATGTGCCCGGAGCCCAGCAGCAAGGGTCTCTACGAGTGCGGCAGCGGATGGTTCTCCAGCACTCGCTGGCAGCGCTCTGGCGGCCATGGATTCCCTGTGGATGTGAAGCTGACTCCTGAAACTGTTCTCAAGAACTGGAAGCAGATCACTGACTTCGATGATGGTCGTGCTGACCACCCCCAGGACAGCCAGGCTGGTACTGAGAAGGTGATGGCCAACATGTCCAACCGCAGTGGTGGTGAAGGTGGCAACAACATCCTCGCCAACATTGAGAAGGCCAAGCAGGCCACCACTGAGGGCACCGCTTTCGACTATATTGACCGCGACATCATCCTCTATAACCTCAGCGTTGGTGCCAAACGCACAGACCTTCCTCTGGTGTACGAGAACAATGAACACTTCCAGGCTCTCCCCACTTTCGGTGTGATCCCCTGGTTCAACACTGCCACCCCCTGGAACATGGACGACATAGTGGCCAACTTCTCTCccatgatgctgctgcacgGTGAGCAGTACATGGAAATTCGCAAGTTCCCCATCCCCACCGAGGCCAAGACCTTGACATACCCCAAGCTCATCGACGTGGTTGACAAGGGTAAGGCCGCTCTCGTTGTTGCTGGATACACAACCAAGGATGCCAAGACCGGAGAGGACCTGTTCTACAACGAGTCCACCGTCTTCATTCGTGGCAGCGGCGGCTTCGGTGGTTCGCCCAAGCCCACTGCTTCCCGCCCCAAGGGTGCCACGGCGGCTTACAACCCTCCCAAGCGCCAGCCTGATGTTGTGATCGAGGAGAAGACGTCCGAGGACCAGGCTGCTCTGTACCGTCTCAACGGTGACCGCAACCCTCTGCACATTGATCCCGAGTTCAGCAAGGTCGGTGGCTTCAAGACTCCTATCCTCCACGGACTGTGCTCGCTGGGTATTTCTGGCAAGCACGTCTTCAACAAGTTCGGTGCTTTCAAGAGTCTGAAGGTCCGCTTCGCCGGTGTCGTGCTGCCCGGTCAGACCCTGAAGACAGAGATGTGGAAGGAAGGAAACACAGTTATCTTCCAGACGACTGTTGTAGAGACCGGAAAGCCCGCCATCCTGGGCGCTGGTGCTGAGTTGTTGGAGGGAGCTAAGGCTAAATTGTAAGATAAAAAGCGTACTGGGTTGATATGGTCTATGAGCTTTTGTATATAAGTCATGATTTTTTTCTACCAACAGAAGCAATGCATTGATGTCTTGTTTACGTGTCTGCTAAGTTCAATTTAAAAGCGATTGAACAATACTTTTGCATATCCAGAGTATATTAATGTATTCGATCAGTCTCTCTCAGTCAATTGATTTCTGCCTAGTCTGCGGGAAGTGATTGATTAGTTGTCTAATAGTGGCCAGCTTGTTGGTGACAAGGGCGCCTAAATGCCTCGATTTCATGGTTATGTAAACCTGTCTCCATCAGCACCAAGGACGACTACCTCAACCTGACACTCACTCCCCCGCAACCAGCACAGCAACCATCAAATACGGATGCCACGGATCTTATCACCGCTCGGTAGTTGAGTTAAATATCTAATTGCATCTCATCTGCACAACGATCATGTAGCGGAGTTTCCGTCGTTGCCACGATGGTGCTCTCGCTCCCTGTTCCAGGCTTCTCCAAATCCACCCTGACCTCCCCCGCGCTCCGgtccagcaacagcagcagcggcagcagcaatagCAACAGTCAATCCACAACCCTCAGCGAAGCCCTCCGAAACAACCCGTTTGGGAATACCTCTCGATCGCGTGCCATTGCAGCCTTGACGTCAAGCACCCAGGCCGAGAACGcgaagcaggagcaggaagagctCAACAATGCGCTGGAAACACTCGCCCGGATTTTCCCAGATGTGAAGATCGAGGTCTTCCGCGAACTGCTGGTGCGGTTTGACGGGCAGAGCAGGCTGCAGGTGTGCGtcgagcagcttctccgacATAAGAATGAATGGGTGGCTGGGCGGTGGAACGTCCCAACAAGGACCGGAGGCGAAcagggtgatggtgatggtgatgtttCACGAGAACACGATGAGCGGTTGGTGCCGCCTGAGGAACGGTTCCGGAGTGACGAGTACAAGGCTTCTGTGAAGGGTGTGCTGGCGAAGGAGTTCAGTGGCCTGAGCAGGAGTACGATCGAGGCGGTGCTGGCCGAGGCGAACTTTTGCTACATGCGGGCGCGACCGACGCTGAAGGAGCTCTCGAGGCGGACGTGGCGGGCGACGCTCAATAATATCCTTCCCTCGTTTAAACGCAAGAAGGATAAGGACGAGCATCCTCTGGTAGTGTGGCAGCGGCGTGCGGA
The Aspergillus fumigatus Af293 chromosome 4, whole genome shotgun sequence DNA segment above includes these coding regions:
- the mfp gene encoding putative peroxisomal multifunctional beta-oxidation protein (MFP) encodes the protein MSELRFDNQTVVVTGAGGGLGKAYATFFASRGANVVVNDLGVSHSGEGASSKAADVVVEEIRAAGGKAVANYDSVENGEAIIETAIKNFGRIDVLINNAGILRDVSFKNMKDQDWDLINKVHTYGAYKCARAAWPHFRKQKYGRIINTASAAGLFGNFGQANYSAAKLGQVGFTETLAKEGAKYNIIANVIAPIAASRMTATIMPPEVLENLKPDWVVPLVAVLVHPSNTTESGSIFEVGGGHMAKLRWERAKGALLKTDASLTPGAIARKWKDVYDYSQPEYPIGPADFMTLLENGMKTPSAPAGEEPDLKGKVALVTGGGNGLGRSYCLLFAKLGASVVVNDLVDPEPVVQEIKKMGGKAVGNKASCEDGDAVVKTAIDAFGRIDILVNNAGILRDKAFTNMNDDLWNAVINVHLRGTYKVTKAAWPHMLKQKYGRIVNTTSTSGIYGNFGQANYAAAKLGILGFSRALAIEGAKYNIKVNTIAPNAGTNMTRTIMPEEMVQAFKPDYVAPMVALLCSDMCPEPSSKGLYECGSGWFSSTRWQRSGGHGFPVDVKLTPETVLKNWKQITDFDDGRADHPQDSQAGTEKVMANMSNRSGGEGGNNILANIEKAKQATTEGTAFDYIDRDIILYNLSVGAKRTDLPLVYENNEHFQALPTFGVIPWFNTATPWNMDDIVANFSPMMLLHGEQYMEIRKFPIPTEAKTLTYPKLIDVVDKGKAALVVAGYTTKDAKTGEDLFYNESTVFIRGSGGFGGSPKPTASRPKGATAAYNPPKRQPDVVIEEKTSEDQAALYRLNGDRNPLHIDPEFSKVGGFKTPILHGLCSLGISGKHVFNKFGAFKSLKVRFAGVVLPGQTLKTEMWKEGNTVIFQTTVVETGKPAILGAGAELLEGAKAKL